The following coding sequences are from one Rattus norvegicus strain BN/NHsdMcwi chromosome 11, GRCr8, whole genome shotgun sequence window:
- the Bcl6 gene encoding B-cell lymphoma 6 protein: protein MASPADSCIQFTRHASDVLLNLNRLRSRDILTDVVIVVSREQFRAHKTVLMACSGLFYSIFTDQLKCNLSVINLDPEISPEGFCILLDFMYTSRLNLREGNIMAVMATAMYLQMEHVVDTCRKFIKASEAEMAPALKPPREEFLNSRMLMPHDVMAYRGREVVENNMPLRNTPGCESRAFAPPLYSGLSTPPASYPMYSHLPLSSFLFSDEELRDAPRMPVANPFPKERALPCDSARPVPNEYSRPTMEVSPSLCHSNIYSPKEAVPEEARSDIHYSVTEGPKPAAPSARHASYFPCDKASKEEERPSSEDEIALHFEPPNAPLNRKGLVSPQSPQKSDCQPNSPTESSSSKNACILQASGSPPAKSPTDPKACNWKKYKFIVLNSLNQNAKPEGSEQAELGRLSPRAYPAPPACQPPMEPANLDLQSPTKLSASGEDSTIPQASRLNNIVNRSLAGSPRSSSESHSPLYMHPPKCTSCGSQSPQHTEMCLHTAGPTFPEEMGETQSEYSDSSCENGAFFCNECDCRFSEEASLKRHTLQTHSDKPYKCDRCQASFRYKGNLASHKTVHTGEKPYRCNICGAQFNRPANLKTHTRIHSGEKPYKCETCGARFVQVAHLRAHVLIHTGEKPYPCEICGTRFRHLQTLKSHLRIHTGEKPYHCEKCNLHFRHKSQLRLHLRQKHGAITNTKVQYRVSAADLPPELPKAC, encoded by the exons ATGGCCTCACCGGCTGACAGCTGTATCCAGTTCACCCGCCATGCTAGTGATGTTCTTCTCAACCTTAACCGCCTCCGAAGTCGGGACATCTTGACCGACGTTGTCATCGTGGTGAGCCGTGAGCAGTTTAGAGCCCATAAGACAGTGCTCATGGCCTGCAG TGGCCTGTTCTACAGCATCTTCACTGACCAGTTGAAATGCAACCTTAGTGTAATCAATCTGGATCCTGAGATCAGCCCTGAGGGGTTTTGCATCCTCTTGGACTTCATGTACACATCTAGGCTCAACCTGAGGGAAGGCAACATCATGGCCGTGATGGCCACAGCCATGTACCTGCAGATGGAGCATGTTGTCGACACATGCCGGAAGTTCATCAAGGCCAG TGAAGCAGAAATGGCCCCTGCACTTAAGCCTCCCCGTGAAGAGTTCCTGAACAGCCGGATGCTGATGCCCCATGACGTCATGGCCTATCGAGGTCGTGAGGTTGTGGAGAACAATATGCCACTAAGAAATACTCCCGGGTGTGAGAGTAGAGCTTTTGCCCCTCCCCTGTACAGTGGCCTGTCGACACCACCAGCCTCTTATCCGATGTATAGCCATCTCCCGCTCAGCAGTTTCCTCTTCTCCGACGAGGAACTACGAGATGCCCCCCGAATGCCTGTGGCTAACCCTTTTCCCAAGGAGCGCGCCCTCCCCTGTGACAGTGCCAGGCCAGTCCCTAATGAGTATAGCAGGCCAACCATGGAGGTGTCCCCCAGCTTGTGCCACAGCAATATCTACTCGCCCAAGGAGGCAGTCCCAGAGGAGGCTCGGAGTGACATACACTACAGTGTGACTGAGGGCCCCAAGCCTGCTGCCCCTTCTGCTCGGCATGCCTCGTACTTCCCCTGTGACAAAGCCAGCAAAGAAGAAGAGAGACCCTCTTCAGAGGACGAGATCGCCCTGCATTTCGAGCCCCCCAATGCACCCTTGAACCGGAAGGGTCTGGTTAGTCCCCAGAGTCCGCAGAAATCCGACTGCCAGCCCAACTCACCCACAGAGTCCTCCAGCAGCAAGAACGCCTGCATCCTTCAGGCCTCTGGCTCTCCTCCAGCCAAGAGCCCCACTGATCCGAAAGCCTGCAACTGGAAGAAGTATAAGTTCATCGTTCTCAACAGCCTCAATCAGAATGCCAAGCCAGAGGGCTCTGAGCAGGCAGAGCTGGGCCGCCTCTCCCCACGAGCCTACCCTGCACCGCCGGCCTGCCAGCCGCCTATGGAGCCTGCGAACCTTGATCTCCAGTCTCCAACCAAGCTCAGTGCCAGTGGGGAGGACTCTACCATCCCCCAAGCCAGCCGGCTCAATAACATCGTTAACAG GTCCCTGGCAGGCTCCCCCCGAAGCAGCAGCGAGAGCCACTCGCCACTCTACATGCACCCCCCGAAGTGCACATCCTGCGGCTCTCAGTCCCCACAGCATACAGAGATGTGTCTCCATACTGCCGGGCCCACATTCccggaggagatgggagagaccCAGTCAGAGTATTCGGATTCTAGCTGTG AGAATGGGGCCTTCTTCTGCAATGAATGTGACTGCCGTTTTTCTGAGGAGGCCTCACTCAAGAGGCACACGCTGCAGACGCACAGTGACAAACCATACAAATGTGACCGCTGCCAGGCCTCCTTCCGCTACAAAGGCAACCTCGCCAGCCACAAGACGGTCCACACAG GTGAAAAACCCTACCGCTGTAACATTTGTGGAGCGCAGTTCAATCGGCCAGCCAACCTGAAGACCCACACTCGAATTCACTCTGGAGAAAAGCCCTACAAATGTGAAACCTGTGGGGCCAGATTTGTGCAG GTGGCTCACCTCCGTGCCCACGTGCTCatccacactggagagaagccgtACCCCTGTGAAATCTGTGGTACCCGCTTCAGGCACCTTCAGACTCTAAAGAGCCATCTGCGCatccacacaggagagaaaccgtACCAT TGTGAGAAGTGTAACCTGCACTTTCGTCACAAAAGCCAACTGCGACTTCATTTGCGTCAGAAACATGGCGCCATCACCAACACCAAGGTGCAATACCGTGTGTCGGCCGCTGATTTGCCTCCGGAGCTCCCCAAAGCCTGCTGA